Genomic segment of Shewanella sp. OMA3-2:
CGATTCAATTTTGATTTGGTCAGCACTACCTGGTGCATCTAGGCACCACTGGGGTACTGATATTGATGTATATGACCCCAGTAAGATTAACCGTGATGGATTACAGTTAGTTGCCGCTGAATATCAAGCCAATGGCCCTTGTCATGCTTTATATCAATGGCTACTACAACATGCTCATCAATTTGGATTTTACTTTCCTTTTCAACAAGGCAAAAGCGGAGTGAGCACCGAAGAATGGCATTTAAGTTATTTTCCTGTGGCCAGCCATTACACCGAGGCATTTTTATGCGCGGATTTATTTAAGGTTTTCGAATACGCGAACTTTGAATTAAAATCACCCGTAATGGCCAGACTAGATGAACTTGTTAACCATTACGTTAAATTTGTCGCCAGTGTACCAATCTAGAGAACTTTAGGCTTTAGGCTTTAATCGTAAACTGTAAGCATGTGGCGAGCCATTGCACTTACACTACTGGCTAGCCCTAACTGACCCAATACAAATACAAATACAAATACAAACACTACAGCAAAAATCACCCAATTTAATTTACTGAGTCCTATTATGTTATCCAGTTCAAAGCATTGTTTAATTGACCAACAGCCACTGCATTACACTGACGTTGGCCAAGGTAAAGTCATCGTACTATTACATGGCTTATTTGCTAATCGACAAATCTGGCAGGCTCAACTACAAAGTTTAAGCCAATACTACCGTTGTATCGCCATTGATTTATGGGGCCATGGCGACAGTAAAAGCATTCCTGCCACTACCAAAAACTTACTTGATGTCGCACAGCATATTGAATTTGCTTTAGCAGAATTAAATATCGAGCAGTACCATATTATTGGCCACGGTTGTGGCGGTGCGATTGCAGCAGAAATGGTGTTAAGCGCTCCAGCAAAAGTACAGTCGCTGGTAATGATCAACGCATTTATAGGCTTCGAGCCAGAAGTGAATTGTGTTAAATATCAGCAATGGTTGAATATCATGAATGATACTAAAACAATCACCCGCGAATTAGCTGACACTATTAGCCGGTTAATGTTTGCTAAAACAAACCAAGATAGTGCTGCAGTTGAACTATTTAGCCAACAACTGCAAAATATTGATAGTCAGCAAGTGCCGGTATTAAGTCGCTTTGCCCACATGGCAATATTTAAGCGCGATACCATGGAATTAGTAGAACAATTTACCCTACCGACATTGGTAATAGTTGGCGTAGAAAACCATCTACGTACTGTATTAGAAAGTTATCTGATGAGTGATGATATCAGCGGTGCAAAACTCCACCATGTGCAGCTTGCAGGCCATTTAGCTATGCAAGAAAAAGCGGATGAAGTAAATCAATTACTGATTAACTTTTATCAGTAATTGATCCACGCCACTAACATTAACCATAAAACCAGTAACACACGCTAATGGCGGCAATTATGCCGCCCAAGTCTGCCGCGAGTCCACAGCCTAATGCATGACGGCCGTTTCGAATGCCCACCGAACCAAAATAAACCGCTAATACATAAAAGGTCGTTTCTGTACTGCCTTGAAAAATCGCCGCTAAACGCCCAGCAAAAGAGTCAACTCCATGATGCTCCATGGTTTCTAACATCATAGCTCTGGCACCTGAGCCGCTAAATGGCTTCATAATAGCGGTGGGCATAGCATCAATAAATCGTGTGTCGTATCCCAGCATAGACACCACACTTGCCAGCCCTTGTAATACATAATCTAATGCGCCCGATGCCCGTAATAATCCAATCG
This window contains:
- a CDS encoding M15 family metallopeptidase, which produces MQLEPIADSNLEQASLAILNPHLYGLDDAHLVKFESVLLHQNAANAFAKMREAAQRQGIDIAICSAYRSFDKQLSIWNAKATGNRPLLDKQHQPLHFESLSAQQIIDSILIWSALPGASRHHWGTDIDVYDPSKINRDGLQLVAAEYQANGPCHALYQWLLQHAHQFGFYFPFQQGKSGVSTEEWHLSYFPVASHYTEAFLCADLFKVFEYANFELKSPVMARLDELVNHYVKFVASVPI
- a CDS encoding alpha/beta fold hydrolase — encoded protein: MLSSSKHCLIDQQPLHYTDVGQGKVIVLLHGLFANRQIWQAQLQSLSQYYRCIAIDLWGHGDSKSIPATTKNLLDVAQHIEFALAELNIEQYHIIGHGCGGAIAAEMVLSAPAKVQSLVMINAFIGFEPEVNCVKYQQWLNIMNDTKTITRELADTISRLMFAKTNQDSAAVELFSQQLQNIDSQQVPVLSRFAHMAIFKRDTMELVEQFTLPTLVIVGVENHLRTVLESYLMSDDISGAKLHHVQLAGHLAMQEKADEVNQLLINFYQ